A DNA window from Spirochaeta cellobiosiphila DSM 17781 contains the following coding sequences:
- a CDS encoding Abi family protein, with protein sequence MKEEEGLIKKDTLGPSTTAKDGRSTVRAYINKYRTETGNNQAIYHQNVIKALSLERMESYGDCKTDPKLVLARYILNRALCESLYQSLQSCEVALRNSIHQYLVVQLKQENWFDSPYFELSPWAKEQVEGAKKKIRKTKRVTAGRIVAELHFGFWTSLFEAHYEQKTLFLPGGIKGVFPHMPKSLHKRKQIKSSLDKIRALRNRVFHYERIIHWEDLEDQHRLIHDTIGYINPELLYLSEYGDSFIKTRKDGLDPWLEHLDEHWKEISGEER encoded by the coding sequence ATGAAGGAAGAGGAAGGTCTTATAAAAAAAGATACCCTGGGTCCTAGCACCACCGCAAAGGATGGGAGAAGTACCGTCAGGGCTTACATAAATAAATATCGCACAGAGACAGGCAATAATCAAGCTATTTATCATCAAAATGTTATTAAAGCCCTCTCTCTGGAACGTATGGAATCCTATGGGGATTGTAAAACAGACCCCAAGCTGGTCTTGGCTCGTTATATACTGAATAGAGCCCTTTGTGAATCTCTCTATCAGTCCTTACAGTCCTGTGAAGTAGCCTTGAGAAACTCCATACATCAATACTTAGTGGTACAATTAAAACAGGAAAACTGGTTTGATTCTCCTTATTTTGAGCTAAGCCCATGGGCCAAAGAACAGGTGGAAGGAGCTAAGAAGAAGATCCGGAAAACAAAGCGTGTTACAGCAGGTAGGATAGTAGCAGAATTACACTTTGGCTTCTGGACCAGTCTTTTTGAAGCTCATTATGAACAGAAGACTCTCTTTCTACCGGGTGGAATAAAGGGAGTCTTTCCTCATATGCCCAAATCTCTGCATAAGAGAAAACAAATTAAAAGTTCACTGGATAAGATACGTGCCCTTAGGAATCGGGTCTTTCATTATGAGAGGATTATTCATTGGGAAGATCTGGAAGATCAACATCGTTTAATTCACGATACTATTGGTTATATAAATCCTGAACTTCTTTATCTATCGGAGTATGGAGATAGCTTTATTAAGACAAGAAAAGACGGTTTAGATCCCTGGTTGGAACATCTGGATGAGCATTGGAAAGAAATATCTGGGGAGGAAAGATGA
- a CDS encoding type I restriction endonuclease subunit R: protein MTKITESQIEDYLINLLEAQGFTYIPGPSMAPDSENPERRSFKDVLLWDRLRKAIARINPTLSQRDQEEALKQIQRTSSPELITNNEQFHRFLTEGITVEHSKDGYSRGHKAWLLDIDHPKNNDFLVVNQFTIIEDHVNKRPDVILFVNGLPLVVFELKNAVDSNATIHSAFKQLQTYKEVIPSLFHYNSFLIISDGLEAKAGTISSGLSRFMSWKTSDGQSEASSTTNQLETLIKGMLNKKTLLDLIRHFIVFEKTNKVDKETGLSQVESIKKLAAYHQYYAVNRAVESTLRATGYSQKDKSRYLLKESPESYGLPGVKSQSLGDHKGGVIWHTQGSGKSLSMVFYTGKIILALENPTILVITDRNDLDDQLFDTFAASRQLLRQDPIQADDRHHLKELLKVASGGVVFTTIQKFHPEEGNVYEELSQRDNIIVIADEAHRTQYGFKAKTIDEKNTEGQVIGKKIVYGFAKYMRDALPNATYLGFTGTPIENSDVNTPAVFGHYVDVYDIAQAIEDGATVRIFYESRLLKIALSDEGKRLIEDLDEELGEEELSESQKAKSKWTNLEALIGSQDRIKHLAKDIIKHFEYRLEVLDGKAMVVTMSRRIAAELYKEIVNLRPEWHSDALNKGTIKVVMTSASSDGPEIAKHHTTKQERRILADRMKDPDDELKLVIVRDMWLTGFDAPSMHTLYIDKPMQGHNLMQAIARVNRVYKDKTGGLIVDYLGIASDLKKALSFYSDSGGKGDPAVEQEQAVSLLLEKLEVVSDMLHGYHYEEYFGADTGRKLSIILEAEEHILGLEDGKKRYIQEVTILSKAFSIAIPHEQAMDVKEEVSFFQAVKARLVKFDRIGFSSFDEDIETAIRQVVDKALVSNQVVDVFDAAGMKKPEVSILSEDFLLEVKNMEHKNIALEVLKKLLNDEIKSRMKTNLIQSKSLMEMLENSIKRYHNKVITSVEVLDELINLANEIRNSDKEPEEMGLTHYEYAFYTAIANNGSAKELMEKEKLRELAVVLYNKVKENASIDWTIKESVKAKLKIAVKRTLRQYGYPPDMQKLATETVLKQAEMIAEKLIR from the coding sequence ATGACTAAAATAACCGAATCCCAAATAGAAGACTACCTTATCAATCTACTGGAAGCCCAAGGCTTCACCTACATACCAGGCCCCAGCATGGCCCCTGACTCAGAAAATCCAGAGCGACGTTCCTTCAAGGATGTATTATTATGGGATCGCTTACGAAAGGCCATTGCTCGGATTAATCCTACTCTATCCCAAAGAGATCAAGAAGAAGCTCTCAAGCAAATCCAGCGGACCAGTTCTCCAGAGCTTATCACTAACAATGAACAATTCCATAGGTTCCTTACCGAAGGGATCACAGTAGAACATAGTAAGGATGGTTATAGTAGGGGCCATAAAGCTTGGCTTCTTGATATTGATCATCCTAAGAACAACGACTTTCTTGTTGTAAACCAATTCACCATTATAGAGGATCATGTTAATAAACGGCCCGATGTTATCCTCTTCGTTAATGGACTGCCCCTAGTGGTTTTCGAACTTAAGAACGCCGTGGACTCTAATGCTACCATTCATTCTGCTTTCAAACAGCTCCAAACCTATAAGGAAGTGATCCCAAGCCTATTCCATTATAATAGTTTTCTTATTATATCCGATGGATTAGAAGCTAAAGCTGGCACTATTTCCTCTGGCCTCAGTCGCTTTATGTCATGGAAGACCTCTGATGGACAGAGCGAAGCCTCTTCTACCACCAATCAGCTTGAGACCTTGATAAAGGGAATGCTCAACAAAAAAACTCTATTAGATCTTATCAGGCACTTCATTGTCTTTGAAAAGACTAACAAGGTGGATAAAGAAACAGGCCTAAGCCAGGTAGAGTCCATTAAGAAATTAGCAGCTTACCATCAGTACTATGCCGTCAATAGAGCTGTAGAATCTACCCTAAGAGCCACCGGCTATTCTCAGAAAGATAAGTCACGGTACTTGCTAAAGGAATCCCCTGAAAGCTACGGCCTTCCAGGGGTAAAGTCCCAATCCCTAGGAGATCATAAAGGGGGTGTTATCTGGCACACCCAAGGATCAGGAAAGTCCCTTTCGATGGTATTCTATACTGGAAAGATCATTCTGGCCTTAGAGAATCCTACCATATTGGTTATCACTGATCGTAATGATCTGGATGACCAACTATTTGACACTTTTGCTGCTTCCAGGCAGTTACTTCGACAAGATCCCATACAAGCTGATGACCGTCATCATTTAAAGGAACTTCTAAAGGTAGCCTCAGGTGGGGTTGTCTTTACCACCATACAAAAATTCCATCCCGAAGAAGGCAATGTCTACGAAGAACTATCCCAGAGGGACAATATCATTGTGATTGCCGATGAAGCTCACCGGACCCAATATGGATTCAAGGCCAAGACCATTGATGAAAAGAACACAGAAGGTCAGGTGATTGGTAAGAAAATCGTTTACGGGTTTGCCAAGTACATGCGGGATGCTCTACCCAATGCTACCTATCTGGGCTTTACCGGAACCCCCATCGAGAACAGTGATGTGAATACTCCTGCCGTTTTTGGTCATTACGTGGATGTCTATGATATAGCTCAAGCCATAGAGGATGGAGCGACTGTACGAATATTCTATGAAAGCCGTCTACTAAAAATTGCCCTTAGTGATGAGGGGAAAAGACTCATTGAAGATCTGGATGAGGAGCTGGGAGAAGAAGAACTATCAGAATCTCAGAAGGCCAAGTCCAAATGGACGAACCTGGAAGCCTTAATCGGGAGTCAGGATAGAATCAAACATTTAGCCAAAGATATTATAAAGCACTTTGAGTATAGACTGGAAGTTCTGGACGGAAAAGCCATGGTGGTCACCATGTCTAGACGAATTGCGGCCGAACTCTACAAGGAAATAGTAAACCTTAGACCAGAATGGCATAGTGATGCTTTGAATAAGGGAACCATAAAGGTTGTGATGACTTCCGCATCTTCTGATGGTCCCGAAATTGCCAAGCACCACACAACTAAGCAGGAACGGCGTATTCTAGCAGATAGAATGAAAGATCCTGATGATGAGTTAAAGCTGGTTATTGTTAGGGACATGTGGCTGACAGGTTTCGATGCACCCTCCATGCACACCCTCTATATTGATAAACCGATGCAAGGTCATAACCTGATGCAAGCCATTGCCAGAGTCAACAGAGTTTATAAGGATAAGACAGGAGGCCTCATTGTTGACTATCTGGGCATAGCCTCCGACTTGAAGAAGGCCCTTTCCTTCTATTCCGATTCAGGGGGAAAAGGAGACCCTGCTGTAGAACAGGAACAGGCTGTTAGTCTTTTATTGGAAAAGCTAGAAGTCGTATCAGATATGCTCCATGGCTACCATTATGAGGAATACTTTGGAGCCGATACAGGAAGAAAGCTATCCATTATCCTGGAGGCAGAAGAACATATTCTAGGTTTGGAAGATGGCAAAAAGCGTTATATCCAGGAAGTAACAATTCTATCCAAAGCCTTTTCCATTGCCATCCCCCACGAGCAAGCCATGGATGTAAAGGAAGAAGTATCTTTCTTTCAAGCCGTCAAAGCTCGACTTGTCAAGTTCGATAGAATTGGCTTCTCCTCTTTCGATGAAGATATAGAAACAGCCATACGCCAAGTAGTCGATAAAGCACTGGTAAGTAACCAAGTGGTAGATGTCTTTGATGCGGCAGGCATGAAGAAGCCTGAGGTTTCCATTCTATCAGAAGACTTCCTTCTGGAAGTTAAGAACATGGAACACAAAAACATTGCCCTAGAAGTACTAAAGAAACTCCTTAATGACGAAATCAAAAGCAGAATGAAGACAAACCTTATTCAAAGCAAAAGCCTCATGGAAATGCTGGAAAACAGTATAAAGCGATACCATAATAAAGTAATAACCTCTGTTGAAGTCCTGGACGAATTAATCAACCTGGCTAATGAAATAAGGAACTCAGATAAGGAACCAGAGGAGATGGGTCTAACCCACTACGAATATGCCTTCTATACAGCCATAGCTAATAATGGTAGTGCCAAGGAACTGATGGAGAAAGAAAAACTTCGTGAGCTAGCAGTAGTCCTCTACAATAAAGTAAAAGAGAATGCCTCCATAGACTGGACCATAAAAGAGAGTGTAAAAGCCAAACTCAAAATTGCAGTAAAACGTACCCTACGACAATACGGCTATCCACCTGATATGCAAAAACTAGCCACCGAGACCGTTTTAAAACAAGCCGAAATGATCGCAGAGAAATTAATAAGATGA
- a CDS encoding restriction endonuclease subunit S, which produces MKDDERLNGWREVFFKDFASFRTGKLNSNASCKNGKFPFFTCSPSTLTINDYAFDEEALILAGNNANGKFALKYYKGKFNAYQRTYIISLSNEVEYKFIFYALKQKLENLEYISHGTATKYLTLPLLNTIVFTLPPLPEQKAIASVLSSLDDKIDLLHRQNETLEAMAETLFRQWFVEEADESWEVVELGDLIYTNLSSITKKDQITKIQYLDTSSIIEGSISELQLFDTESAPSRARRLVKHNDIVFSTVRPNQRHFGIIRNPDGNLVVSTGFVVIRGKDMEPYFIYLYLTSDDMIEYLHSIAEASTSTYPSLKPSDITNLKLSLPPESLLKTFNNHCHNLWNKIDKNNNHIHILEQLRNTLLPQLIEGKIKVLK; this is translated from the coding sequence ATGAAAGATGATGAGAGATTGAATGGGTGGAGGGAAGTTTTTTTTAAAGACTTTGCTTCATTTCGTACTGGTAAATTAAATTCTAATGCATCATGCAAAAATGGTAAATTCCCTTTTTTTACTTGTTCTCCTAGTACATTAACAATCAATGATTATGCATTTGATGAAGAAGCATTAATACTAGCCGGCAATAATGCAAATGGGAAATTTGCACTGAAGTACTACAAAGGAAAGTTTAATGCTTATCAAAGAACTTATATAATCTCTCTTTCAAATGAGGTTGAATATAAATTCATCTTCTATGCGCTAAAACAAAAACTAGAAAATCTAGAATATATTTCACATGGTACTGCCACTAAATATCTAACACTTCCCTTACTTAATACAATTGTTTTTACACTCCCTCCCCTCCCCGAACAAAAAGCTATTGCCTCTGTTCTTTCTTCTTTGGATGATAAAATTGATCTTCTTCATCGCCAGAATGAGACTTTGGAGGCTATGGCGGAGACTTTGTTTCGCCAGTGGTTTGTGGAGGAAGCGGATGAGAGCTGGGAGGTAGTGGAGCTTGGAGATCTAATATATACAAACCTTTCTTCTATTACAAAAAAAGACCAAATTACCAAAATTCAATACTTAGATACTAGCTCAATAATAGAAGGATCTATTTCAGAGCTACAATTATTTGATACTGAATCAGCGCCAAGTAGGGCAAGGCGTTTGGTTAAGCATAATGACATTGTCTTTTCAACTGTTAGACCAAACCAGAGACATTTTGGAATAATAAGAAACCCGGATGGCAATTTAGTTGTATCTACAGGATTTGTAGTGATTAGAGGTAAAGATATGGAGCCATATTTTATATATTTATACCTAACGTCAGATGACATGATCGAATATCTGCATTCAATTGCAGAAGCATCAACATCAACTTACCCCTCTTTAAAACCATCTGATATCACAAATCTAAAGCTTAGTTTACCACCAGAATCACTATTGAAGACTTTTAACAACCACTGTCATAATTTATGGAATAAGATAGATAAGAACAATAATCATATTCATATTTTGGAACAGTTGAGAAATACACTTTTACCACAGCTAATAGAAGGAAAAATTAAGGTTTTAAAATGA
- a CDS encoding 3TM-type holin: MNVLDAIGGLFQPACDLIDDIHTSGEEKLTLQNQLESIKMGIQSQMLSYEAEVLKAQRDVLVAEAQGQSWIQRNWRPCLMMVIIAIIGNNYVLLPYLSLVLGKAPKMEMPPELFNLLSIGVGGYVVGRSGEKIALNLKGVRDGK; the protein is encoded by the coding sequence ATGAATGTGTTAGATGCGATAGGTGGCTTGTTCCAACCGGCCTGTGACCTAATCGATGATATACATACCTCGGGAGAGGAGAAGCTGACTCTTCAGAATCAGTTGGAATCGATTAAGATGGGTATCCAGTCCCAGATGCTTAGTTATGAGGCTGAGGTCTTAAAGGCGCAGAGGGATGTGCTTGTAGCTGAGGCTCAAGGACAGAGTTGGATACAGAGGAATTGGCGTCCCTGTTTGATGATGGTGATCATTGCCATTATAGGGAATAACTATGTGTTACTTCCTTATCTGAGTCTGGTATTAGGGAAGGCTCCGAAAATGGAAATGCCACCGGAACTGTTTAACCTTCTATCCATTGGGGTTGGCGGTTATGTTGTGGGACGTAGTGGTGAGAAGATTGCTTTGAATTTGAAGGGGGTAAGGGATGGGAAGTAA
- a CDS encoding DUF3644 domain-containing protein — MSKRNRRIGSIKAELIKKSREATLAAVQIFNNPNISFKAESYVILMIIGWTYLMHAYYRSNKIEYRYYSQHGTKRIFDKTKKGAYKYWELERCLNDKNSPIDIDTKNNLVFLIGLRHEIEHQMTTRIDDLLSARFQACCLNYNHYIKELFGSELGIENYLSFSLQFSTIDTEQKDLLSEHKDLPANIQSYIQSFDQQLSESEYSSQRYAYRILFIPKTANRKGQADRVIEFVKSDSEIAEKTNKEYAVFKETEKPKFIATQVIDFVKKEGFPQFKMHNHTKLWKERDAKNPNKGYGVMVADKYWRWYSKWIDEVIKYCKQQGSKFK; from the coding sequence ATGAGTAAAAGGAATAGGAGAATTGGATCGATTAAAGCTGAACTCATAAAAAAATCACGAGAAGCAACTTTAGCGGCAGTTCAAATATTCAATAACCCAAATATTTCATTTAAAGCTGAATCCTATGTTATTCTAATGATTATAGGATGGACCTACTTAATGCATGCCTACTACAGAAGCAACAAGATAGAGTATCGTTATTACTCTCAGCATGGTACAAAAAGAATATTCGACAAAACAAAGAAAGGTGCATATAAATACTGGGAATTAGAGAGATGTTTAAATGATAAAAACTCACCCATTGACATAGATACTAAAAATAATTTGGTTTTCTTAATTGGGTTAAGGCATGAAATTGAACATCAGATGACAACAAGGATTGACGACCTTTTAAGTGCTAGATTTCAAGCCTGTTGTTTGAACTATAATCATTATATAAAAGAACTTTTTGGTTCTGAATTGGGGATAGAAAACTATCTTTCATTTAGTCTTCAATTTTCAACAATTGATACAGAGCAGAAAGATCTATTATCTGAGCATAAAGATCTTCCAGCCAATATTCAGAGCTACATACAATCTTTTGATCAGCAACTAAGTGAATCAGAATATTCTAGCCAAAGATATGCATACAGAATCTTATTTATACCAAAGACAGCAAATAGAAAGGGACAAGCTGACAGAGTCATTGAGTTTGTAAAAAGTGACTCTGAGATTGCAGAGAAGACCAATAAAGAATACGCTGTCTTTAAGGAAACAGAAAAACCTAAATTCATAGCAACACAAGTTATCGATTTTGTCAAAAAAGAGGGATTTCCACAATTCAAGATGCACAATCATACGAAGCTTTGGAAGGAACGTGACGCTAAAAATCCTAATAAAGGATATGGAGTTATGGTAGCAGATAAGTATTGGCGATGGTATTCTAAGTGGATTGATGAAGTAATTAAGTATTGTAAACAACAAGGATCAAAATTTAAATGA